The segment GAAAACGCATTCAATAAAGCGAGTGCCCACGATCAGGGTGTTTGTGAATTTGACCCCCACAAAGGTGCATTGCTGGAAGGCTGCATTCTCCAGGAAAGCGTTGGAGAAGTCGATGCGTTGCAAGGTTCGGGATTCGTAAATAGGGGTGACCTTGCGTCCGGAATATTCCGAGGCACTACCACTGTCGCTGACCGTGGAGTCACCAAATTGTACGCTGATGGCTTCGCCCCCGCCGCCGCCTCCGAACATGGAGAAGAACCCACCTTCTTTATCTTTTTTCTTCGCAGGGGCTTTCTTGGCCGTTTTGGCTGGTTTGAAGTTCGCGACAGCCTTATCTGCATTGGCCCAGACTGGTGGTGAAAATGTGGGCAGCAGTTCCAGAAGCGGAGTGGATTCGGCTCCGTTGCTGCCAGTCATGGCCGCTTCAAGATGCGAAAGGGCCGCGTCCGGTTCCAGGGCTGCCAGGGTTGCGAAAAGTAGTCCGCCCAGTTTCTTCCCCGCATTCCCAAGAGTTTTGATGAACAGCTTGTATTCACGGTTTGGCAGCATGGGCAGGCGTGACAGTATGTCCGGCCGGATATTTTCATTCTTCTTGTACAGAGCGGCGAACAGTTTGCCCTGATCTCTGGGAGCCAGCGTGGCAATAACGTCCAAGGCACCTCTTTGCACGAGTTTGTCAGGATGCAGGAGCAGCTTGGCGGCAGCCTTGGCGGGAGTGGAGGATGGCTCGGCGTCGGCTTGCGTCAACAGCTTCAGCGCTGCCCGCAGTGTGGGGGCATGCTGGGTCGTTAGTAGTTCGGTTACCGGAGCGATGCAGTCCGGGCCAGCAATAATGCCGTGCCTGCTGAGCATTGGGGCCAGATTCTTGTCGGGGCGTTGTCGTGCAGAAATACTCGTTGTGGCTGCATTCAAGGCGTCTGACCAGGCCTTTCCATAGGGCCCGTCCATGAGGGCCTCTCGAACAGGATAGGCCACGCTGAGGCCTTGTTTGGCGCAGTCTTCGAGGAATTGGCTCGCAGGCTCGGGAGGTGTTTTGGCAATTTTGGGCAGGGCATCAAGTGCCGCCTGGTGCAGAGGCTCCAGCGATGCGATGCGCCCTGATAGGATACGGTTGACAGCGTGGAGCATCAACTCATTGGGAATGATCGAAAGGCCTGGCTGAGTTTTTGGGTCATCCCCCTGGCCGCGCAGGCAGGCCATGATTGCCAACGGGGGGGCTAGGGATCCCATGCCGGGCAGGCAGGAGGTGTAGAAGGATTCAAGCTCAGGGTCGTTGGCTGATTGAGCGCGGGACATCAGTAACAGAGCGGTCTCGGCAAGAACGGACTCATCCTTGGCTGCGTGCTCGACGATGTCCTCAATCAGGCGCAGAATTTCTTCCCGCAGCCGTTCCGGTGGCGGGTGGGTGGTGAGTCCCTTGAGCCTTTTGACAAGGTCCGGGAGTTGCTGGTTGTTTTGAGCTGTTTTCCCCATGCCAGTCCAGTAGTATGACCGTAGAAAAAAGAGTGTTTCCCCAAGTCTTTAATATACTCAAAAATGTGAGTTCAGTAAACGTCGCCTCGGGATTTAGGCCTTGCCCTGGTTTGCCACCGCCTGTTCCGCCCGTTTGATTTCATCCGGGTCACCGAGATAGTAATGGCGTAGAGGCGTTAGGGCGTTATCGAGCTCATAGACCAGGGGAACTCCTGTGGGAATATTTAGTGCAGTGATAGTGTCGTCACTCATCGAATCGAGATACTTGACCAAGGCTCGCAAACTGTTGCCATGTGCAGCAATGAGCAGTTTCTGGCCTTGCAGGATTTGTGGGGCGATGACGTTATGCCAGTATGGCAGGACTCGGTCCACGGTATTTTTGAGACTTTCGGAAAGGGGCAGGTCCTCCTGCGAAAGGCCTGCATAACGGGGGTCGTGTCCGGGGTGGCGCTTGTCTGAGGCTTCAAGAGGTGGTGGAGGAGTTGCGTAGCTGCGCCGCCAGATGAAGACCTGTTCCTCGCCATATTTTTGAGCGGTTTCAGTTTTATTCAGACCTTGAAGCGCTCCGTAATGACGTTCGTTGAGTCGCCAGTGGCGCTCCACCGGAAGCCACATCAAATCCATTTCACGCTGGATGATCCAGAGCGTTTCGATGGCTCGTTTGAGGACGGAGGTGTGGCAGCGGTCAAATATATATCCCTGTTCGTGCAGGTTTTTTGCGCCAGCCAGGGCTTCTTCCATACCCTTTGGGGTCAGGCCGACATCCGTCCAACCAGTGAAGCGGTTGGCGAGGTTCCATTCGCTCTGGCCATGCCGAACGAGAACGAGTTTATACATTGTTGGCTCCATGCAGAGGGTGACTCGGCAAACGTGTGCTTGCCAGAGAGACGTTCAATCATTATGTACACAACTTGCCGGGTGAAGAAAAGAAATCCGCTTCGAGAAGCTGCATTTTTGACTTGCCAAGCGCGTTTGTTCGAGGTATCTAACCCGCCTTTTCCGAGACTTTACTGACAATTCATCCATGGAGGATCGAACCATGAAAAAAGATATCCATCCCAAGAACCACACGGCCAAAATTCGTTGTGCCTGCGGCTTTGAGATTGAGGCCCAGTCCACCAAAGGCGAGTTGGTTGAGGTAGAAATCTGCTCCAACTGCCATCCCTTCTACACCGGCAAGCAGCGCTTTGTTGATACTGCTGGTCGCATTGACCGCTTCCGCAAGAAGTATGCTTCCTTCGGCAAAAAAGCCGAATAGCTGTTTTCGCGGGCTGCTGGCCCGCCGTTTTTCCGCCTCCGCAACGGGCCGCTGGTCTGTTGGCGGAGGCGCTTTTCTATGTGCGTTCAGGCGCGCAGAAAATCGCACCCCGGGAAAAGAATGACACTGATGCGCAAGCTGTTTAGTCCGCTGGTCGCGGCCACGCCTACTGTTGGTGGGCAGGCTGTGATGGAAGGCGTGATGATCCGTAATAAGGAAAGGCTGGCCATCGCCGTGCGTAAGCCCGACGGGACCATTGAGGTTCAGACTCGCCCCTGGTTTTCCTTATGCGGACATCCTTGGGCCAAGAAGCCCTTTGTTCGCGGTTTTCCGGTTCTCCTGGAGACGCTGGTCAATG is part of the Desulfovibrio ferrophilus genome and harbors:
- the gpmA gene encoding 2,3-diphosphoglycerate-dependent phosphoglycerate mutase; this encodes MYKLVLVRHGQSEWNLANRFTGWTDVGLTPKGMEEALAGAKNLHEQGYIFDRCHTSVLKRAIETLWIIQREMDLMWLPVERHWRLNERHYGALQGLNKTETAQKYGEEQVFIWRRSYATPPPPLEASDKRHPGHDPRYAGLSQEDLPLSESLKNTVDRVLPYWHNVIAPQILQGQKLLIAAHGNSLRALVKYLDSMSDDTITALNIPTGVPLVYELDNALTPLRHYYLGDPDEIKRAEQAVANQGKA
- the rpmE gene encoding 50S ribosomal protein L31, encoding MKKDIHPKNHTAKIRCACGFEIEAQSTKGELVEVEICSNCHPFYTGKQRFVDTAGRIDRFRKKYASFGKKAE